Part of the Halopenitus persicus genome is shown below.
GGAAGGTCTCGGCGACCGTCGGCGGGTCGTCCGCGGGGCCACAGACGTCGCCGCGGCGGATGTCGTCCTTGCCGATGCCGCGGACGTTGAACCCGACGTTGTCGCCGGGCTCGGCCTTCGGCACTTCCTCGTGGTGCATCTCGACCGTCTTCACCTCGCCGCCGACGTCCGACGGCTGGAAGGAGACGTTGTCGCCCGTGTTGAGGACGCCGGTCTCGATCCGTCCGACCGGGACGGTCCCGATGCCGGAGATCGTGTAGACGTCCTGGATCGGAAGCCGCAGCGGCGCGTCCGTCGGCGGCTCGGACTCCGGCAGGTTGTTGAGGGCCTCAAGGAGGATCTCGCCGTCGTACCAGTCCGTGTTCTCGGACTCGTCGGCGATGTTGTCGCCCTCGAACGCCGAGATCGGGATGTACTTGGCGTCGTCCGCGTTGAAGCGAACCTGGTTGAGCAGGTCCTGAACCTCGGACTTGACCTCCTTGTACGTGGACTCCTCGTAGTCGACGAGGTCCATCTTGTTCACGCCGATGATGAGCTCGTTGATGCCCAGCGTGCGGGCCAGGAAGACGTGCTCGCGTGTCTGGGGCGCGACGCCGTCGTCAGCCGCGACGACGAGGACGGCGTTGTCGGCCTGGGAGGCGCCCGTGATCATGTTCTTCACGAAGTCACGGTGACCCGGACAGTCGACGATGGTGAAGTAGTACTGGTCCGTGTCGAACTCCTGGTGGGCGATGTCGATCGTGACGCCACGCTCGCGCTCCTCGGCGAGGTTGTCCATCACGTAGGCGAACTCGAACCCGCCCTTGCCCTTCTCTTCGGCTTCCTCGCGGTGCTGCTCGATGACGTGCTCGGGGACGCTCCCCGTCTCGTAGAGGAGTCGGCCCACGAGCGTACTCTTGCCGTGGTCGACGTGGCCGATAATGGCCAGATTCTGGTGCGGTTTGTCACTCATGGGGTAATCACGCGCTAAGGCGCTCTGTGAGGATGTTTTCGTGTGATTCCACTAAAACGGTTTCGATACGGACTACGGCCGATCTGGCGCCGTCTGGCGGTTTGTGCCGAGTTGGCATATGGGTTGATCGTGGCGTCTCGCGATCGAAGGCCGCGAGAACGCGTCAGCGTCCGCGGCGGAGACGGCTAGGCGGATCGGAACGGCTCGAGGGCGTCGGCTTCGAACGCGACGCGCTCCCCCGAGCGGTCGAAGCAGCCGTACTCCGTGACGCCCTCGATGCTCGGCGTGCCGTCGCTGAGCAGGGTGTGTTCGATGCGGACCGCACGGTCGTCGACCGCGCGGACGTCCGACTCGACCTGCAGGGTGGACTCGAAGGGTACCGGTGACGTGAACTCCCAGCGCCAGTCCGCGAGCCGGAACGGCTGTCGGTCCCCGCTCAACGCGGCGCGGCTCGTTCCCGCGTCCTCCAGGAACGCCTCGAGCGCGGCGTCGGCGAAGCTCGGATACTCCTCGAAGTACGCCAGCTCCGACCCCTCGATGTGGGGGCTTCGAATCGGGAACGACGCGCTGAAGCTCGGGAGCGCGTCCGCCGCCTCCGCCGCCGCACCGTCGCCGGCTCCGTCGGCTTTC
Proteins encoded:
- the tuf gene encoding translation elongation factor EF-1 subunit alpha; the encoded protein is MSDKPHQNLAIIGHVDHGKSTLVGRLLYETGSVPEHVIEQHREEAEEKGKGGFEFAYVMDNLAEERERGVTIDIAHQEFDTDQYYFTIVDCPGHRDFVKNMITGASQADNAVLVVAADDGVAPQTREHVFLARTLGINELIIGVNKMDLVDYEESTYKEVKSEVQDLLNQVRFNADDAKYIPISAFEGDNIADESENTDWYDGEILLEALNNLPESEPPTDAPLRLPIQDVYTISGIGTVPVGRIETGVLNTGDNVSFQPSDVGGEVKTVEMHHEEVPKAEPGDNVGFNVRGIGKDDIRRGDVCGPADDPPTVAETFQAQVVVMQHPSVITAGYTPVFHAHTAQVACTIESIDQKIDPSSGEVAEENPDFIKSGDAAVVTVRPQKPLSIEPSGEIPELGSFAIRDMGQTIAAGKVLDVNER
- a CDS encoding thioesterase family protein; protein product: MQTIDSHPIRFGELAGPLVHGSLFFDWELISTQEITGALGHRFQDIVAADGIPYAPVVASTSVHRYPTFEDTVSVETVPVDVGNSSVELVYEMTDGDGEPVATGRITHVTIAPEGGALELPDATREAFADRLVDRDPAVGPDAPRMKADGAGDGAAAEAADALPSFSASFPIRSPHIEGSELAYFEEYPSFADAALEAFLEDAGTSRAALSGDRQPFRLADWRWEFTSPVPFESTLQVESDVRAVDDRAVRIEHTLLSDGTPSIEGVTEYGCFDRSGERVAFEADALEPFRSA